From Pempheris klunzingeri isolate RE-2024b chromosome 16, fPemKlu1.hap1, whole genome shotgun sequence, a single genomic window includes:
- the txnl4a gene encoding thioredoxin-like protein 4A, which produces MSYMLPHLHNGWQVDQAILSEEDRVLVIRFGHDWDPTCMKMDEVLYSIAEKVKNFAVIYLVDITEVPDFNKMYELYDPCTVMFFFRNKHIMIDLGTGNNNKINWTMEDKQEMIDIVETVYRGARKGRGLVVSPKDYSTKYRY; this is translated from the exons ATGTCGTACATGCTACCACATCTCCACAACGGCTGGCAGGTCGACCAAGCCATCCTGTCCGAGGAGGACCGAGTCCTCGTGATCCGCTTTGGACACGACTGGGACCCGACGTGTATGAAGATGGACGAGGTTCTTTACAGCATCGCGGAAAAG GTAAAGAATTTTGCAGTCATTTACCTGGTGGACATCACAGAAGTGCCTGACTTCAACAAGATGTACGAGTTGTACGACCCCTGCACGGTCATGTTCTTTTTCAG GAACAAACACATCATGATTGATTTGGGCACcggcaacaacaacaagatcAACTGGACAATGGAGGACAAGCAGGAGATGATAGACATTGTTGAGACAGTTTACCGAGGAGCAAGAAAAGGCCGAGGTCTGGTGGTCTCTCCAAAGGATTATTCCACTAAATACagatattga